One part of the Polycyclovorans algicola TG408 genome encodes these proteins:
- a CDS encoding LuxR C-terminal-related transcriptional regulator, whose amino-acid sequence MKLVIADDHPLFRSAIVHALGELTAGQPPVEASSLRSLEEAVRAHPDVDLVLLDLHMPGARGFSSLVFLRGERPELPVIIISSNAHPRTIRRAEQFGAAGFVPKSAPVAQMLDAVRQVMAGGIWFPEQAAETSESDARLAAQLAQLTPQQVRVLMCIADGLLNKQIAYELGLAENTVKVHVTAILRKLNCYSRTQAAVLVRSLEPDVAPGDEAPVAAE is encoded by the coding sequence ATGAAGCTGGTCATTGCCGACGATCACCCGTTGTTCCGCAGTGCCATTGTCCACGCGCTGGGCGAGCTGACGGCCGGCCAGCCTCCCGTGGAAGCCTCGAGCCTGCGTTCGCTGGAAGAGGCGGTCCGCGCGCATCCTGATGTCGATCTGGTGTTGCTTGACCTGCACATGCCCGGCGCGCGCGGTTTTTCGTCACTGGTGTTTCTGCGCGGCGAGCGCCCCGAGCTGCCGGTGATCATCATTTCGTCGAACGCCCATCCGCGCACCATTCGCCGTGCCGAGCAGTTTGGTGCGGCCGGCTTTGTGCCCAAGTCGGCGCCGGTGGCCCAGATGCTCGACGCCGTGCGCCAGGTCATGGCGGGCGGTATCTGGTTTCCCGAGCAGGCGGCCGAGACCAGTGAGTCCGATGCCCGGCTGGCCGCCCAGTTGGCGCAGCTCACACCGCAACAGGTGCGGGTGCTGATGTGCATCGCCGACGGCCTGCTCAACAAGCAGATTGCTTACGAGTTGGGCCTGGCCGAGAACACCGTCAAGGTTCACGTCACCGCGATTCTGCGCAAGCTGAATTGCTACAGCCGCACCCAGGCGGCGGTGCTGGTGCGCTCGCTTGAGCCCGATGTGGCGCCGGGCGACGAGGCCCCGGTCGCAGCCGAGTAA